In Colletotrichum higginsianum IMI 349063 chromosome 3, whole genome shotgun sequence, a genomic segment contains:
- a CDS encoding Ribosomal protein L34 — protein MMRQPITSLARAFLSRPTIQPARAVVQALSQRTFSSLPSLRPSITPLTSAFRRPNATPFTPSMVDAADVVPTSAITEHPALGAMQIRCGPRNTMNRNTRLIQKRRHGFLSRMNSKDGRKIIARRRAKGRKKLGV, from the exons ATGATGCGCCAACCCATTACAAGCCTGGCGAGGGCCTTCCTCTCTCGCCCAACCATCCAGCCCGCCCGCGCCGTGGTCCAGGCGCTCTCGCAAAG GACgttctcctctctcccctcgCTGCGTCCCTCAATCACACCACTCACTTCCGCCTTTCGTCGCCCGAATGCTACGCCCTTCACGCCCTCAAtggtcgatgccgccgacgttGTTCCGACGAGCGCCATCACGGAGCACCCTGCCCTGGGCGCCATGCAGATCCGCTGCGGTCCCCGTAACACGATGAACCGGAACACCCGTTTGATCCAGAAGCGGAGACATGGCTTCCTTTCGCGCATGAACAGCAAGGACGGCCGCAAGATTATTGCACGAAGACGGGCGAAGGGACGCAAGAAGTTGGGTGTTTGA
- a CDS encoding Beta-glucosidase: protein MASTLSLKFLAVTLLASQASLCDGAVINARSDVPPGFVAAPYYPAPYGGWASDWSDSYRRAKEVVDRMTLAEKTNITSGTGIFMGRTILCRMMRFNLLIRCVGNSGSALRVGFPQLCLADSATGVRQADNVTVFPSGITTGATFDKDLIYARAVAMGKEFRGKGANVYLGPSVGPIGRKPRGGRNWEGFGSDPVLQGKAAALTIKGVQEQGVIATIKHLVGNEQEMFRMYNPLQQGYSANIGEAPPLYRRVRDSATDRVDDRTLHELYLWPFADGVREGVGSVMTAYNAVNGSACSQNSYLINGILKDELGFQGFVMSDWLSHMSGVGSALAGLDFNAPGDQQVPLTGYSYWMYDLTRAVLNGSVPVDRINDMATRVLATWYQMGQDEGFPSTNWATGTRNRVGDFYPGAWPFSPSGVVNEFVKVQDDHHLVARQVAQEAITLLKNNGSLLPITTSAPIKIFGTHAQTNPDGPNACADRACNKGLLGIGWGSGTVDYEYLDDPLTAFKKRAGNVVYYNSDSFPSVPAPTADDVAFVFITSDSGENQYTVEGNNGDRSSSGLNAWHNGNKLVKDAAAKYQSVVVVIHTVGPILVDEWIDLPSVKSVLVAHLPGQEAGESLANIVFGNASPSGHLPYSMTKKESDLPASVTQLVGGSLGQPQDTFSEGLYIDYRYLHKNNIKPRFAFGHGLSYTDFSFSEATISSVTPLTASPPARPAKQGILEYSAPIPDWTEGVAPAGFNKIFRYIYSWCTESEAKDAVAASKTKTYPYPAGYSTTQKPGRPAGGAQGGNPALFDVVFTVSVKVTNTGTEHSGKASAQAYVQFPDGGPETPVIQLRDFEKTKNLAPGESATVTLELTRRDVSVWDVVSQNWVVPNPTGRYKIWVGEASDKLFLACYTDSGDCEEGLESPV, encoded by the exons ATGGCAAGCACACTCTCGCTCAAATTTCTCGCCGTAACCCTTCTAGCCAGCCAAGCTTCCCTTTGCGATGGAGCGGTGATAAATGCCAGATCCGATGTGCCTCCCGGATTTGTGGCCGCTCCGTACTACCCGGCGCCCTACGGCGGCTGGGCATCGGACTGGTCCGACAGTTACAGGAGAGCCAAGGAAGTTGTCGATAGGATGACACTAGCTGAGAAGACGAATATCACTTCCGGGACCGGCATCTTTATGGGTAGGACTATTCTCTGTCGTATGATGCGCTTCAACCTGCTAAT CCGTTGCGTTGGAAACTCCGGCAGCGCCCTCCGCGTCGGTTTCCCTCAGCTATGCCTTGCCGACTCGGCAACCGGCGTCCGCCAAGCCGACAACGTTACCGTGTTTCCATCCGGCATCACCACGGGCGCCACATTTGACAAGGACTTGATCTACGCCAGGGCTGTTGCTATGGGCAAGGAGTTCCGGGGCAAAGGCGCCAACGTCTATCTGGGACCGAGCGTGGGACCCATCGGTAGAAAGCCTAG GGGCGGTCGAAACTGGGAGGGCTTCGGGTCCGACCCCGTGTTGCAGGGTAAGGCTGCTGCGTTGACCATCAAAGGCGTCCAGGAGCAGGGCGTCATCGCCACGATCAAGCACCTCGTGGGCAACGAGCAGGAGATGTTTCGCATGTACAACCCTCTGCAGCAGGGCTACAGCGCCAACATCGGTGAGGCCCCTCCCCTTTATCGAAGAGTCAGAGATTCGGCTACTGACCGAGTAGATGACCGAACGCTCCATGAACTGTACCTCTGGCCTTTCGCAGACGGTGTGCGTGAAGGCGTAGGTTCCGTCATGACGGCTTACAACGCG GTCAACGGTTCGGCTTGTAGCCAGAACAGCTACTTGATCAACGGCATCCTAAAGGATGAACTCGGTTTCCAAGGGTTTGTCATGAGCGACTGGTTGTCTCACATGTCTGGCGTTGGCTCTGCCCTCGCTGGCCTCGACTTCAACGCTCCGGGCGACCAGCAGGTGCCACTGACTGGCTACAGCTACTGGATGTACGATCTCACTAGAGCCGTACTGAACGGATCTGTCCCTGTGGACCGCATCAACGACATGGCCACCAGAGTTCTGGCAACGTGGTACCAGATGGGACAAGATGAGGGCTTCCCATCAACCAACTGGGCTACAGGAACCCGTAACAGAGTaggggacttttaccctGGGGCATGGCCCTTCTCCCCGAGCGGCGTCGTCAATGAGTTTGTCAAGGTCCAGGACGACCACCACCTCGTCGCCAGACAGGTTGCGCAGGAGGCCATCACCCTTCTCAAGAACAATGGCAGCCTTCTGCCCAtcacgacctcggcgcccatCAAGATCTTCGGTACCCACGCCCAGACAAACCCGGACGGGCCCAATGCCTGTGCCGATAGAGCCTGCAACAAGGGCCTGCTCGGAATTGGATGGGGCTCTGGAACGGTTGACTATGAATATTTGGACGACCCGCTTACTGCCTTCAAGAAGAGGGCCGGTAACGTCGTGTACTACAACAGCGACTCTTTCCCATCGGTCCCGGCCCCCACGGCGGATGATGTAGCGTTCGTCTTCATCACTTCTGACTCTGGCGAGAACCAGTACACGGTAGAAGGCAACAACGGAGACCGCAGCTCCTCCGGCCTCAATGCCTGGCATAACGGCAacaagctcgtcaaggaCGCTGCCGCCAAATATCAAAGCGTCGTGGTCGTCATCCACACGGTTGGTCCGATCCTCGTAGACGAATGGATCGACCTCCCCAGCGTCAAATCAGTCCTCGTGGCTCACCTGCCCGGccaggaggccggcgagTCTCTTGCCAATATTGTCTTTGGTAACGCATCCCCCTCTGGCCACCTTCCGTACAGCATGACCAAGAAGGAATCCGACCTGCCTGCGTCCGTCACCCAGTTGGTCGGCGGCTCTCTTGGCCAGCCACAAGACACCTTCTCGGAGGGTCTGTACATCGACTACAGGTACCTCCACAAGAACAATATCAAGCCTCGCTTCGCCTTTGGCCACGGACTGAGCTATACCGACTTCTCCTTCTCTGAGGCGACCATCAGCTCCGTAACGCCCCTAACCGCTTCGCCACCAGCCCGCCCAGCCAAGCAAGGCATCCTCGAGTACAGCGCGCCTATTCCCGACTGGACCGAGGGCGTAGCGCCGGCCGGTTTCAACAAGATCTTCAGGTACATTTACTCCTGGTGCACCGAgtccgaggccaaggacgccgtcgcaGCCTCCAAGACAAAGACCTACCCGTACCCGGCGGGTTACAGCACGACCCAGAAGCCCGGCCgccccgccggcggcgcccagGGAGGAAACCCGGCTCTCTTCGACGTGGTCTTCACCGTCTCAGTCAAGGTGACTAACACGGGCACCGAGCACTCGGGCAAAGCTTCAGCACAGGCGTATGTGCAGTTCCCGGACGGCGGCCCCGAAACCCCCGTGATCCAGCTGCGTGACTTTGAGAAGACGAAGAATCTAGCGCCTGGAGAGAGTGCCACGGTGACGCTGGAGTTGACGAGGCGGGACGTGAGCGTTTGGGACGTGGTCAGTCAGAACTGGGTCGTGCCGAACCCGACGGGGAGGTACAAGATCTGGGTTGGGGAGGCCAGTGACAAGTTGTTTTTGGCGTGTTACACGGACTCTGGGGACTGTGAGGAAGGCCTCGAGAGCCCCGTTTGA
- a CDS encoding Lipase, whose product MLVKLSLLPLLSAAVSASPLLDARAPVAALDERAVTVSAADLSNFEYYVQMVAATSCNSEAAVGASITCSADSCPDVEANGAKIVGTFSVSGLVSGLQGYVATDPVKKNIVIAIRGSNNVRNWITNILFAFDDCDFVDDCKVHTGFANAWNEVKNSLLTYVKSAKAANPNYTIIATGHSLGGAVATIAAADLRRDGYAVDLYTYGSPRVGNDAFVNFVTVQAGAEYRITHVDDPVPRLPPILFGYRHTSPEYWLSTGSATTIDYEISDIKVCEGDASTKCNGGTFGLNVDAHKYYFRRTGACSTDGFEFRQREEEISDEDLAARLTAWAEQDIEISKSLGQA is encoded by the exons atgTTGGTCAAGCTGTCTCTTCTCCCTCTGCTGTCCGCCGCTGTTTCGGCGTCTCCTCTTCTGGATGCCAGGGCCCCGGTGGCCGCACTTGACGAGAGAG CTGTGACGGTGTCTGCCGCCGATCTGTCCAACTTCGAGTACTATGTGCAGATGGTGGCAGCAACCTCCTGCAACAGCGAGGCTGCTGTCGGTGCCTCCATCACCTGCAGTGCGGACTCCTGCCCCGATGtcgaggccaacggcgcTAAGATCGTCGGCACTTTCTC AGTTAGCGGCCTTGTGTCTGGCCTCCAAGGCTACGTTGCCACAGACCCTGTGAAGAAGAACATCGTCATTGCCATCCGTGGCTCCAACAACGTCCGCAACTGGATCACTAACATCCTCTTCGCCTTCGACGACTGCGACTTTGTCGACGACTGCAAGGTCCATACTGGCTTCGCCAACGCCTGGAACGAGGTCAAGAACTCCCTCTTGACCTATGTCAAGtcggccaaggccgccaacCCCAATTACACCATCATCGCGACTGGACACTCCCTCGGTGGTGCTGttgccaccatcgccgcTGCTGACCTCCGCCGCGACGGTTACGCCGTCGACCTTTACACGTACGGCAGCCCCCGTGTTGGCAACGATGCTTTTGTCAACTTCGTCACCGTCcaagccggcgccgagtATCGCATCACCCACGTAGACGATCCCGTTCCCCGTCTGCCTCCCATCCTCTTTGGCTACCGTCATACCAGTCCCGAGTACTGGCTGTCCACCGGTAGCGCCACCACCATCGACTATGAAATCTCCGACATCAAGGTCTGCGAGGGCGATGCCAGCACAAAGTGCAACGGCGGCACCTTTGGACtcaacgtcgacgcccaCAAGTACTACTTCCGCAGAACCGGTGCCTGCAGCACGGACGGCTTCGAGTTCCGccagagggaggaggagatctCGGATGAGGACCTTGCCGCCCGTCTCACGGCCTGGGCCGAACAGGACATTGAGATCTCCAAAAGTCTGGGACAGGCTTAG
- a CDS encoding SNF2 family domain-containing protein, producing MAATPAPRKSASRIEIQLPTAAGLRSERALRRSQYSMAPIKRKRSDNGDGDDDDDEEYSDNDRDASVARRLQKEENRRGSKTARLSDADLARRLQEEEYDMDEVNAPTASQQGRRSVTSAKALATDSEDDMSEDMSFAARTKPSGQGRSRLVKKKNISFAQPPTKKQKDLSFASDDEDELVGSMDEDDDFDLSSEKDDSDYDFDDNPKTSTSKGKNPVRETRSTASSSAQPPATSGPSRRDGQRQREEEDILEGQDDDLSSLSSYVTNVTDDASAAAAASTASDSDGRLQNAVRRQSRGRRALQRGSRRRGQLERDRLEQQHPELLTMWQELEALPPLRPENIAQPKQISRQLKPFQLAGVAWMIAMEQSDYKGGLLGDEMGLGKTIQAVSLIMSDFPCKKPSLVLVPPVALMQWQSEIASYTDGTLKTFVYHGSLSKAKNVSLKELKKFDVIMMSYNSLESMYRKQEKGFARKDGIYKEKSLIHQIDFHRIILDEAHCIKTRTTMTAKACFALKTTFRWCLTGTPLQNRIGEFFSLIRFLQVKPFASYFCKQCPCSTLDWDLDEDHRCRRCHHIGMQHTSVFNQELLIPIQKWGNRGEGADAFRKLRTMTDRIMFRRLKKDHTDSMELPVKEIYVDRQFFGEVENDFANSIMTNGQRKFDTYVAQGVLLNNYANIFGLIMQMRQVADHPDLILRKNGEGGQNTLMCNLCDEVAEDCIRSRCKHDFCRACARTWLAANDQPDCPQCHILLAIDLEQPEIEQNEADVKKSSIINRIKMEDWTSSSKIELLVHELHKLRSDNASHKSIIFSQFSSMLQLIEWRLRRAGITTVMLDGSMNPAQRQASINHFMTKIDCECFLVSLKAGGVALNLTEASRVFIVDPWWNPAAEWQSADRCHRIGQTRPCTITRLCIEDSVESRMVLIQEKKTSMINSTVNADDKAMESLSPEDMQFLFRGS from the exons ATGGCTGCTACGCCTGCTCCCCGCAAGTCGGCCTCCAGGATTGAGATCCAGCTCCccactgctgctggtctCCGGAGTGAGCGTGCTCTGCGTCGCAGCCAGTACTCCATGGCGCCCATCAAGCGCAAACGATCCGACAAtggagacggcgatgacgatgacgacgaagagtACTCCGACAATGATCGCGATGCCAGTGTCGCTCGCCGTCTGCAAAAGGAGGAGAATCGCAGAGGTTCCAAAACTGCTCGACTTTCAGATGCCGACCTTGCCAGACGCCTCCAGGAAGAGGAGTACGATATGGACGAAGTCAATGCCCCAACCGCTTCTCAACAAGGCCGACGCAGCGTGACTTCTGCCAAAGCCCTCGCCACAGATAGTGAAGACGATATGTCGGAAGACATGTCCTTTGCTGCTCGAACCAAACCCAGCGGTCAAGGCCGTAGCAGGCTtgtcaagaagaagaacatcTCTTTTGCGCAGCCACCCACAAAGAAGCAGAAGGACTTGTCTTTTGCCtctgacgacgaggatgaacTGGTGGGTTCTatggacgaggatgatgactTTGACCTGTCGTCAGAGAAAGACGATTCGGACTACGACTTTGACGACAACCccaagacgtcgacgagcaAGGGCAAGAATCCTGTTAGAGAGACCAGATCCACGGCTTCCTCCTCAGCACAGCCGCCTGCGACATCAGGTCCGTCAAGGCGGGACGGACAAAggcagagggaggaggaagacatTCTGGAAGGCCAAGATGATGATCTTTCAAGCCTTTCGAGCTACGTCACCAATGTCACTGACGACGCTTCAGCCGCtgcggccgcctcgaccgCGTCCGATAGTGATGGGCGTCTTCAGAACGCCGTACGTAGGCAGTCCCGTGGTCGACGCGCCCTTCAACGTGGCTCTAGGCGGCGAGGTCAGCTCGAGCGTGACAGACTGGAACAGCAGCACCCTGAGCTTCTGACCATGTGGCAGGAGCTTGAGGCTTTGCCGCCTCTGCGACCGGAGAATATCGCCCAGCCCAAGCAAATCTCGCGCCAGCTCAAGCCTTTCCAGCTTGCAGGCGTTGCGTGGATGATTGCCATGGAGCAGTCCGACTACAAaggcggcctcctcggcgatgagATGGGCCTTGGCAAGACCATTCAGGCGGTGTCTCTGATAATGTCGGATTTCCCCTGCAAGAAGCCATCTCTAGTCCTGGTCCCTCCCGTCGCCTTGATGCAGTGGCAGTCCGAGATTGCCTCCTACACTGACGGCACGCTCAAGACATTCGTCTACCACGGTTCCCTGTCCAAGGCAAAGAACGTAAGCCTTAAGGAGCTGAAGAAATTCGATGTCATTATGATGTCCTACAACAGTCTGGAGTCGATGTACCGCAAACAGGAAAAGGGCTTCGCTCGCAAGGACGGCATCTACAAGGAGAAGAGTCTGATCCACCAGATCGACTTCCATCGCATCATTCTCGATGAGGCTCACTGCATCAAGACCAGGACCACCATGACGGCAAAGGCCTGCTTCGCCCTCAAGACAACCTTCAGATGGTGCTTGACTGGCACACCGCTCCAGAACCGCATTGGCGAGTTCTTCTCTTTGATCCGCTTCCTTCAGGTCAAGCCCTTCGCTTCGTACTTCTGCAAGCAGTGCCCCTGCTCTACTTTGGACtgggacctcgacgaggatcACAGATGCCGTCGTTGCCATCATATCGGCATGCAGCATACTTCCGTGTTCAACCAGGAACTACTCATTCCGATTCAGAAGTGGGGCAACCGCGGAGAAGGTGCAGATGCCTTCCGGAAGCTCCGTACGATGACCGACCGCATCATGTTTCGCCGCCTGAAGAAGGATCACACTGATTCCATGGAGCTTCCAGTCAAGGAGATCTATGTCGATCGTCAATTCTTTGGTGAGGTGGAGAACGACTTTGCGAACAGCATCATGACGAACGGGCAGCGCAAGTTCGACACCTACGTCGCTCAGGGTGTGTTGCTCAACAATTACGCCAACATCTTTGGTCTCATTATGCAGATGCGCCAGGTTGCCGATCATCCTGATCTGATCCTCCGGAAGAatggcgaaggcggccagAACACGCTCATGTGCAACCTATGCGACGAAGTCGCCGAGGATTGCATCAGGAGCCGTTGCAAGCACGACTTCTGCCGCGCCTGTGCTAGAACGTGGCTCGCGGCCAACGATCAACCCGACTGTCCCCAGTGCCACATCCTCCTGGCCATCGACTTGGAGCAACCCGAGATCGAGCAGAACGAGGCTGATGTCAAGAAGTCATCGATTATCAATCGAATTAAGATGGAGGATTGGACTTCGTCGTCCAAGattgagcttctcgtccacGAGCTCCACAAGCTTCGCTCCGACAACGCGTCCCACAAGTCTATCATCTTCTCGCAGTTCTCGTCCATGCTTCAACTCATCGAGTGGCGTCTCCGCCGTGCTGGTATCACCACTGTTATGCTGGACGGTAGCATGAACCCTGCGCAACGTCAAGCGTCCATCAACCACTTTATGACCAAGATTGACTGCGAGTGCTTTCTCGTATCTCTCAAGGCTGGCGGTGTTGCCCTGAACCTCACGGAGGCGTCGCGCGTCTTCATCGTTGACCC CTGGTGGAACCCCGCGGCCGAGTGGCAGTCGGCTGACCGATGCCACCGCATCGGCCAGACACGCCCTTGCACTATCACCCGTCTCTGCATCGAGGACTCGGTCGAAAGCCGCATGGTGCTGAtccaggagaagaagaccagCATGATTAACTCCACTGTCAACGCTGACGATAAGGCCATGGAGTCACTGAGCCCAGAGGATATGCAGTTTCTCTTCCGTGGATCTTGA
- a CDS encoding DNA repair protein: MTRLTRQRAQAENQNQNQNQNQNQNQDQDQDQDQDQDQDQVQPAQQDQALQQDQVAPQDQAQGTNRRLRHISGPQSALTDYLATNNISASRIRLEADRRRAAAARSRQAQDGRDDEEEEAGPSTGSTGATDAPDSGRNETEAERKKRVKKEQQALAKIKASKLFLKRKRYMRDAEAEDDYARLLLSERLEPVPGQMDNCAICKKRFTVTAYSLSGPEGGLLCAQCSKDQAAKKGKDAKRPRKSASGQGSRRKVQSNILDGTYQTGAKNLTTLCIETLAKNVDLADSLGDLPDKVVDKIARLFSKRRLLSPETLPLFVQPSTTTVKIYDGAKLGSNDFRGIFQTTRNLQHFKARNAIQFKDDVLLYLTGRDFRLLSFNIHGANLLSDSTWTLFFKAQGADLEAIQVYYTDRHFGDEMLALLPLKCPRLKRLKVYHNQKVTNDGVKAIGNIKTLTHLGLHLQHDISPKSLSHMIRGAGQGLETLSLRKMPKANDEVLTAIKNTCRSLRKFRITDSENMTDEGFVDLFTDWANPAIDTIDLQKCRHLESTNPRDNPDGVGLCSDGFRALMKHSGGKLRDLNIHACRHIKRDAFEDVFNKDDQYPHLSKLEISFIEDVDDFVLGRIFRSCPNIREINVFGCMKVKDVKVPRGKVVVGVPNAIGMVIEGRED; the protein is encoded by the exons ATGACACGCTTAACTCGCCAGCGAGCTCAGGCTgagaaccagaaccagaaccagaaccagaaccagaaccagaaccaggaccaggaccaggaccaggaccaggaccaggaccaggaccaggtACAGCCTGCCCAGCAAGACCAAGCTCTTCAGCAAGACCAAGTTGCTCCGCAGGATCAAGCCCAAGGCACTAATCGTCGCCTCCGCCACATCTCTGGGCC ACAATCGGCTTTGACTGACTACCTTGCC ACCAACAACATCTCTGCAAGCCGGATCCGTCTTGAAGCTGACCGGCgccgcgctgctgctgctagAAGCCGCCAAGCCCAGGATGGCCgtgatgacgaagaagaggaagctgGTCCCTCGACGGGGTCCACTGGGGCCACCGATGCCCCTGACAGCGGCCGCAACGAAACTGAagcagagagaaagaaacgTGTGAAGAAGGAGCAGCAGGCTCTAGCCAAGATCAAGGCATCCAAGCTCTTCCTCAAACGGAAGCGCTACATGAGAGATGCCGAGGCAGAAGACGACTACGCCCGTCTCTTACTCAGCGAGAGATTGGAGCCAGTTCCGGGCCAGATGGATAACTGCGCCATTTGCAAGAAGCGCTTCACCGTCACGGCCTACTCGCTTAGTGGACCAGAAGGCGGCCTTCTCTGCGCCCAGTGCAGCAAAGACCAGGCTGcaaagaaggggaaggacGCAAAAAGGCCTCGCAAGTCTGCGAGTGGCCAGGGTAGCCGTCGCAAGGTTCAGAGTAACATCCTCGATGGCACGTACCAGACTGGTGCCAAGAATTTGACGACGCTTTGCATCGAGACACTGGCGAAGAatgtcgaccttgccgacAGTCTGGGCGATCTGCCGGACAAGGTTGTGGACAAGATTGCTCGCCTCTTTTCCAAGCGTCGATTGCTCAGCCCGGAGACTCTGCCCCTTTTCGTGCaaccctcgacgacgacggtgaaaATCTACGACGGCGCCAAGCTGGGCTCCAATGACTTTCGGGGCATATTCCAGACGACCAGAAACCTTCAACACTTTAAGGCCCGCAATGCCATTCAGTTCAAGGACGACGTCCTCTTATACTTGACGGGCCGCGACTTCAGGCTTCTGTCTTTCAACATTCATGGCGCCAACTTGCTCAGCGATTCTACGTGGACTCTGTTTTTTAAGGCCCAAGGTGCCGACCTAGAAGCCATCCAGGTCTACTACACGGACAGGCACTTTGGCGACGAAATGCTCGCTCTGCTTCCGCTTAAGTGTCCCAGGCTGAAGCGTCTCAAAGTCTACCACAATCAGAAGGTGACGAACGACGGAGTCAAGGCAATTGGCAATATCAAGACTTTGACGCATCTCGGTCTTCATCTGCAGCACGACATCAGTCCCAAGAGCTTGTCCCACATGATCCGCGGTGCAGGCCAGGGTTTGGAGACGCTGTCTCTGAGAAAGATGCCGAAGGCCAATGACGAGGTCTTAACGGCCATCAAGAACACCTGCCGGTCCCTCCGAAAGTTTCGCATCACCGACAGCGAGAACATGACTGACGAAGGCTTTGTCGACTTGTTCACCGACTGGGCCAACCCTGCGATCGACACGATTGACCTTCAGAAGTGCCGTCACCTTGAGTCTACTAATCCTCGTGACAACCCTGACGGAGTCGGTCTCTGCTCGGACGGGTTCCGTGCCCTCATGAAGCATTCGGGCGGCAAGCTCAGGGACCTCAACATTCACGCGTGTCGCCACATCAAGCGCGATGCCTTCGAGGACGTCTTCAACAAAGACGATCAGTACCCTCATCTTTCCAAGCTCGAGATCAGCTTTATTGAAGATGTCGACGACTTTGTCCTTGGACGCATCTTCCGAAGTTGCCCCAACATTCGCGAGATCAACGTCTTCGGTTGCATGAAGGTCAAGGATGTCAAAGTGCCCAGAGGCAAGGTAGTGGTTGGAGTCCCCAACGCCATCGGTATGGTAATTGAAGGTCGAGAGGACTAG
- a CDS encoding Palmitoyltransferase has product MDLARPQSPPENMSRRWARKVERCCCTFATYIPLVFVYGLTTWAVWVDVTIGSAPSKASWLGSASSFGALLLYGLLNWSYTTAVFTSPGSTTNDNGYSTLPTEAPPAATSFTVKSNGELRFCKKCQARKPDRAHHCSTCRRCVLKMDHHCPWLATCIGLKNHKAFLLFLIYTTLFCFYSFFVAGSWVYMEVINNTAYVETLMPINYVILSVIAGIIGIVVGAFTGWHILLASRGQTTIECLEKTRYLSPLKKQMQHQFVAQHSGEGIPLPAYGQQLLDMHANALPGITRPEEGEEYRSQTGGSRPMHASYEEMERDRAKKRYEEYLDEQDSEKLPNAFDLGAKRNLLHLFGPKPMLWFVPVCNTTGDGWSWEPSPKWIMARERLAREREEQRAREINAGWGTEEPPTFMRDVPTKPDGAGRHYLTSPPPNANGARKMPSKADRVLGRDPNLYADGFQESMPMRKLSPRGHALEDDLEDSDLDMDGPAAAEHRALNLVTNGGWGRSGASGVLRKHSPTSPSFRDQPENDDDVD; this is encoded by the exons ATGGATCTTGCTCGTCCACAATCGCCCCCCGAAAACATGTCTCGTCGCTGGGCGCGAAAGGTTGAGCGTTGCTGCTGCACCTTCGCAACCTACATCCCTCTAGTCTTCGTCTATGGCTTGACCACTTGGGCCGTCTGGGTGGATGTCACCATAGGTTCTGCGCCCTCAAAAGCCTCTTGGCTCG GCTCCGCGTCGTCCTTCGgtgccctcctcctctacGGCCTGCTCAACTGGTCTTACACCACCGCTGTATTCACGAGCCCAGGGAGCACAACCAACGACAATGGCTACAGCACACTACCGACCGAGGCgcctcccgccgccacctccttCACCGTCAAGTCAAACGGCGAGTTACGATTCTGCAAGAAGTGCCAGGCTAGGAAACCGGACCGCGCCCATCACTGTTCGACCTGCCGTCGCTGCGTACTGAAGATGGACCACCACTGCCCTTGGCTGGCGACCTGCATCGGCCTCAAGAATCACAAGGCCTTTCTGCTGTTCCTGATTTACACAACACTCTTCTGCTTCTACAGCTTCTTCGTCGCTGGCAGCTGGGTCTACATGGAGGTCATCAACAACACGGCGTACGTCGAGACGCTGATGCCCATCAATTATGTGATCCTCAGCGTCATTGCCGGAATCATCGGCATTGTCGTCGGTGCCTTCACTGGATGGCACATTCTGCTCGCGAGCCGTGGCCAGACGACGATCGAGTGTCTGGAAAAGACGCGGTATCTGTCGCCGCTGAAAAAGCAAATGCAGCATCAATTCGTTGCCCAGCACAGTGGCGAGGGCATCCCCCTACCTGCATATGGGCAGCAGCTTTTAGACATGCATGCGAATGCCCTCCCAGGCATCACACGACcagaggagggcgaggaatACCGGAGTCAAACCGGCggctcgaggccgatgcACGCCTCTTACGAAGAGATGGAACGCGATCGCGCAAAGAAGCGTTACGAAGAGTACCTCGATGAGCAGGACTCTGAGAAGCTCCCAAACGCTTTCGACCTCGGCGCAAAACGCAACCTCCTGCACCTCTTCGGCCCCAAGCCCATGTTGTGGTTTGTCCCCGTTTGCAATACCACTGGCGACGGCTGGTCATGGGAGCCCAGTCCCAAGTGGATCATGGCTCGCGAGCGACTTGCCAGAGAGCGCGAGGAACAGCGCGCCCGCGAGATCAACGCTGGCTGGGGAACCGAGGAGCCCCCGACCTTCATGCGCGACGTACCTACGAAGCCAGACGGGGCGGGCCGTCACTACCTCACCTCACCACCCCCCAACGCCAACGGCGCGCGTAAAATGCCCTCAAAGGCCGATCGGGTGCTGGGACGCGACCCCAACCTGTATGCAGACGGATTTCAGGAGTCAATGCCGATGCGGAAACTCAGCCCGCGTGGCCACGCACTAGAGGATGACCTTGAGGACAGCGACCTTGACATGGACGgccccgcggcggcggagcacCGAGCTTTAAACCTTGTCACTAACGGCGGTTGGGGACGCAGCGGCGCCAGTGGAGTGTTGAGGAAACACAGtccgacgtcgccgtcgtttAGGGACCAACCGGAAAACGATGACGACGTGGATTGA